One Peterkaempfera bronchialis DNA window includes the following coding sequences:
- a CDS encoding SPFH domain-containing protein, with the protein MEPNDRQLRLDSLFEAKPRPTAREMPPTPETPAAPRRRAPHLPAEVRERPARGVLPGWLAVTALLLCLAAMAALLVRSGQWPRLWEALPGVEGGGQAPRLDAVGTWTLAGLGAVLLFLLAGLVGNREGTAVVLTRWGRYRGTLRRTGLSWVAPSWRRRRVVVRLRHWRSEEIPAADREGFPLRATLLVVWRVRDTARAVFAVGGHEEFLRQQSAAALCRVAGELPCDRFVRPGPSLRDGGWLGEELTRVLAAELAPVGVEVFSVQPLSLEYGPEVAASVRRRRAAELDAGARATAVVDAVETARSALDRLRAAGLADGDGQQDASFARHLVIALVSSGAPDPRAERERPAAAGPPGKPGLSGPSGPTAPSGPTASSGLPRRIRPEPAAEA; encoded by the coding sequence TTGGAACCCAACGATCGACAACTGCGTCTGGACTCGCTCTTCGAAGCGAAGCCCAGGCCCACCGCCCGGGAGATGCCGCCGACGCCCGAAACCCCCGCCGCACCCCGGCGGAGGGCCCCCCATCTGCCCGCCGAGGTACGCGAGCGGCCCGCCCGGGGCGTGCTGCCCGGGTGGCTCGCGGTGACCGCCCTGCTGCTCTGCCTGGCCGCGATGGCGGCCTTACTGGTCCGCTCCGGGCAGTGGCCCCGGCTGTGGGAAGCGCTGCCCGGAGTGGAGGGCGGCGGGCAGGCGCCCCGGCTGGACGCGGTCGGGACGTGGACGCTGGCGGGCCTCGGCGCCGTGCTGCTCTTTCTGCTGGCGGGGCTGGTCGGCAACCGGGAGGGCACGGCCGTGGTGCTCACCCGCTGGGGCCGCTACCGGGGGACGCTGCGCCGGACCGGGCTCTCCTGGGTGGCGCCGTCCTGGCGCCGCAGGCGGGTGGTGGTGCGGCTGCGGCACTGGCGGAGCGAGGAGATCCCCGCAGCGGACCGGGAGGGGTTCCCGCTCCGGGCCACCCTGCTGGTGGTCTGGCGGGTCCGGGACACCGCGCGGGCCGTCTTCGCGGTCGGCGGGCACGAGGAGTTCCTGCGGCAGCAGTCGGCCGCCGCGCTCTGCCGGGTGGCCGGTGAGCTGCCCTGCGACCGGTTCGTCCGCCCGGGCCCGTCGCTCCGGGACGGCGGCTGGCTCGGCGAGGAGCTGACCCGGGTGCTGGCCGCCGAGCTGGCACCGGTCGGGGTGGAGGTGTTCTCGGTGCAGCCGCTCTCGCTGGAGTACGGGCCGGAGGTGGCGGCGAGCGTACGCCGGCGCCGGGCGGCCGAACTCGACGCGGGCGCCCGCGCGACCGCCGTGGTGGACGCCGTGGAGACCGCCCGGTCGGCCCTGGACCGGCTCAGGGCTGCGGGCCTCGCCGACGGCGACGGGCAGCAGGACGCGTCCTTCGCCCGCCATCTGGTGATCGCCCTGGTGTCCTCGGGCGCCCCCGACCCCCGCGCCGAGCGGGAGCGCCCTGCCGCGGCCGGGCCGCCGGGAAAGCCCGGGCTGTCCGGGCCGTCCGGGCCGACCGCCCCGTCCGGGCCCACCGCCTCGTCCGGGCTTCCCCGGCGCATTCGGCCGGAGCCGGCGGCCGAGGCATAG
- a CDS encoding ribose-5-phosphate isomerase has translation MRVYLGSDHAGYDLKQHLVQWLKDAGHEPVDCGPHLYDAEDDYPPFCLRAAERTAADPEALGIVIGGSGNGEAIAANKVKGVRAALAWSEETAVLGREHNNANVVSVGARMHTQEQATRFVEAFLNTPYSGAERHSRRIAMLTEYETTGALPPIPAHHPQES, from the coding sequence ATGCGCGTGTACCTGGGATCCGACCACGCCGGATACGACCTCAAGCAGCATCTCGTCCAGTGGCTGAAGGACGCCGGCCACGAGCCCGTCGACTGCGGGCCGCACCTCTACGACGCCGAGGACGACTACCCGCCGTTCTGCCTCCGCGCCGCCGAGCGCACCGCCGCCGACCCCGAGGCGCTGGGCATCGTCATCGGCGGCTCCGGCAACGGCGAGGCCATCGCCGCCAACAAGGTCAAGGGCGTCCGCGCCGCCCTGGCGTGGAGCGAGGAGACGGCCGTCCTGGGCCGCGAGCACAACAACGCCAACGTGGTCAGCGTCGGCGCCCGGATGCACACCCAGGAGCAGGCCACCCGCTTTGTCGAGGCGTTCCTCAACACCCCGTACTCCGGTGCCGAGCGCCACAGCCGCCGGATCGCGATGCTCACCGAGTACGAGACCACCGGAGCGCTGCCGCCCATCCCGGCGCACCACCCGCAGGAGTCCTGA
- a CDS encoding PP2C family protein-serine/threonine phosphatase, translating into MAGSKPGTAPRTTATARVRKALLRAYRRVRRAGVDYFRGDASDWLAFAVLVLLCPVLVVLNIKQPVWCPPTALVLPILAGAFLLRPSSLVLLYAASAAGLSVESVVHAAERASGEHPMAYATGVTPGAALVVGAVGIAGLLLAQFRSRVGVPWRRGGSMLFDLRERLRVQSQIPALPAGWHAEMALRPAGGQSFSGDFVVAARTGSGGSVLEAVVADVSGKGMDAGSRALLLSGAFGGLLGSLPPHDFLPAANGYLLRQEWEEGFATAVHLALDLETGDYELLSAGHLPGMQMCAGAGRWEVKEASEGPLLGIYDGAKFEGVRGRLDRGDVLLLCTDGMVEAPGRDLSEGMDRLMGEADRLVAGGFRNAAWRLIETVAKDVNDDRALLLIWRE; encoded by the coding sequence ATGGCAGGCAGCAAGCCGGGCACCGCCCCCCGGACAACCGCGACGGCCCGGGTGCGCAAGGCGCTCCTCCGGGCCTACCGCAGGGTGCGCCGCGCCGGTGTCGACTACTTCCGGGGCGACGCCTCCGACTGGCTCGCCTTCGCGGTCCTGGTGCTGCTCTGCCCGGTGCTGGTGGTCCTCAACATCAAGCAGCCCGTCTGGTGCCCGCCCACCGCCCTGGTGCTGCCGATCCTCGCCGGGGCCTTCCTGCTGCGGCCCAGCAGCCTGGTGCTGCTCTACGCCGCCTCCGCCGCCGGCCTCTCCGTGGAGTCCGTGGTGCACGCCGCCGAGCGCGCCTCCGGCGAGCACCCCATGGCCTATGCGACCGGGGTCACCCCCGGCGCCGCACTGGTGGTGGGCGCGGTTGGCATCGCCGGTCTGCTGCTCGCCCAGTTCCGCAGCCGGGTCGGGGTGCCCTGGCGGCGCGGCGGCTCGATGCTCTTCGACCTGCGCGAGCGGCTGCGGGTGCAGAGCCAGATCCCGGCGCTGCCGGCCGGCTGGCACGCCGAGATGGCGCTGCGCCCGGCCGGCGGGCAGTCCTTCTCCGGCGACTTCGTGGTGGCCGCCCGTACCGGCTCCGGCGGCAGCGTGCTGGAGGCGGTGGTCGCGGACGTCTCCGGCAAGGGTATGGACGCGGGCTCCCGGGCGCTGCTGCTCTCCGGTGCCTTCGGCGGGCTGCTCGGCTCGCTGCCGCCGCATGACTTCCTGCCCGCCGCCAACGGCTATCTGCTGCGCCAGGAGTGGGAGGAGGGCTTCGCCACCGCCGTCCACCTCGCCCTCGACCTGGAGACCGGCGACTACGAGCTGCTGTCGGCGGGCCATCTGCCGGGGATGCAGATGTGCGCCGGCGCCGGGCGCTGGGAGGTCAAGGAGGCGTCCGAGGGGCCGCTGCTGGGCATCTACGACGGCGCCAAGTTCGAGGGCGTCCGGGGGCGGCTGGACCGTGGCGATGTGCTGCTGCTCTGCACCGACGGCATGGTGGAGGCGCCCGGACGGGACCTCTCCGAGGGCATGGACCGGCTGATGGGCGAGGCCGACCGGCTGGTCGCGGGCGGCTTCCGGAATGCGGCCTGGCGGCTGATCGAGACGGTGGCCAAGGATGTCAACGACGACCGTGCGCTGCTGTTGATCTGGCGCGAGTAG
- a CDS encoding DsbA family oxidoreductase: MTAEETKTADFWFDPLCPWAWITSRWMLEVQQVRPVHTRWHVMSLAVLNDGRDVPEQYRSFLDQAWGPVRVCIAAAAQHGDDVLGPLYTALGTRFHQQELPRDRATIEDALAEVGLPRELAAAADSDEYDDALRASHKQGITLVGEDVGTPVIAVPGPDGEQVAFFGPVVTPIPRGEAAGRLWDGTLLVAGTPGFYEIKRTRTVGPSFD, encoded by the coding sequence GTGACCGCCGAAGAGACCAAGACCGCCGACTTCTGGTTCGACCCGCTCTGCCCGTGGGCGTGGATCACCTCCCGCTGGATGCTGGAGGTGCAGCAGGTCCGCCCGGTGCACACCCGCTGGCATGTGATGAGCCTGGCCGTCCTCAACGACGGGCGCGACGTCCCGGAGCAGTACCGGTCGTTCCTGGACCAGGCGTGGGGCCCGGTCCGGGTCTGCATAGCGGCCGCCGCCCAGCATGGTGACGATGTGCTGGGCCCGCTGTACACGGCGCTCGGCACCCGCTTCCACCAGCAGGAGCTGCCGCGCGACCGCGCCACCATCGAGGACGCGCTGGCCGAGGTCGGCCTGCCCCGCGAGCTGGCCGCCGCCGCCGACAGCGACGAGTACGACGACGCCCTGCGCGCCTCCCACAAGCAGGGCATCACCCTGGTCGGCGAGGACGTCGGCACCCCGGTGATCGCGGTGCCCGGCCCGGACGGCGAGCAGGTCGCCTTCTTCGGCCCGGTGGTCACCCCGATCCCGCGCGGCGAGGCCGCCGGCCGCCTCTGGGACGGCACCCTGCTGGTCGCCGGCACCCCCGGCTTCTACGAGATCAAGCGCACCCGCACCGTCGGCCCGTCCTTCGACTGA
- a CDS encoding Fpg/Nei family DNA glycosylase produces MPEGHTIHRLAAAHLRVFGGRPVRATSPQGRFGAGAALVDGRVLDRTEAHGKHLFLGFGGAGWVHVHLGLYGTVAFGDAPAPEPVGAVRLRLEGDGGYADLRGPTACELITEAEKDALHARLGPDPLRPDDEPQRAWQRISRSRTSIAALLMDQKVLAGVGNVYRAEVLFRLGISPHRAGRDLTRAEWDAIWADLVELMRDGVAVGRIDTVRPEHTPEAMGRPPRVDDHGGEVYVYRRAAMPCLVCAEPVRTESLAARNLFWCGGCQQR; encoded by the coding sequence GTGCCCGAGGGTCACACCATCCACCGACTGGCCGCCGCACACCTCCGGGTGTTCGGCGGCCGGCCCGTCCGCGCCACCAGCCCGCAGGGCCGGTTCGGCGCGGGCGCCGCACTGGTCGACGGCCGCGTCCTGGACCGGACCGAAGCCCACGGCAAGCACCTCTTCCTGGGCTTCGGCGGGGCCGGCTGGGTCCATGTCCACCTGGGCCTGTACGGCACCGTGGCATTCGGCGACGCCCCCGCCCCCGAGCCGGTCGGCGCCGTCCGGCTGCGCCTGGAGGGCGACGGCGGGTACGCCGACCTGCGCGGCCCGACCGCCTGCGAGCTGATCACCGAGGCCGAGAAGGACGCCCTGCACGCCCGCCTCGGCCCCGACCCGCTGCGGCCGGACGACGAGCCCCAGCGGGCCTGGCAGCGGATCTCCCGCAGCCGCACCTCGATAGCCGCCCTGCTGATGGACCAGAAGGTGCTGGCCGGCGTCGGCAACGTCTACCGCGCCGAGGTCCTCTTCCGCCTCGGCATCAGCCCCCACCGGGCCGGCCGCGACCTCACCCGCGCCGAGTGGGACGCGATCTGGGCCGACCTGGTCGAGCTGATGCGGGACGGTGTCGCGGTGGGCCGCATCGACACCGTCCGCCCCGAGCACACCCCGGAGGCCATGGGCCGCCCGCCGCGCGTGGACGACCACGGCGGCGAGGTCTACGTCTACCGGCGGGCCGCCATGCCGTGCCTGGTCTGCGCGGAGCCGGTGCGGACCGAGAGCCTTGCCGCCCGCAACCTCTTCTGGTGCGGCGGCTGCCAGCAGCGCTGA
- a CDS encoding sigma-70 family RNA polymerase sigma factor, protein MGESASAAACDPAADGPGDAELIARVRRGDTAAYERLYTRHRKAAQSAARRYAPRASDADDLVAEAFTSVLEAIRKGAGPREFFRAYLVRTIANYGFRTGKQQRRAVLTDVWEGYDQAEQPPDTAADAFDRKAVVSAFRSLPERWQAVLWHTEIEGETPAAVAPLLGLNANGVSALAYRAREGLRTAYVQAHLTHAPSESCRRYVDRLSAYVRDKLGKRDAAGVHGHLDSCDHCRGLYLELADVSAALRASVAPVLLGAAAAGYLVSASGSTATATATATVPPRPRRLPRPRRPRLPGRGLTTSAVVGAAAVAAGTAWALVSAGGTDHAVKDGQGAAGKPARPLPAVSSGPPAAEPPPAEPAQSEPTPDGGVSPEPSSLLVIPAASTPPPVPADPLPTTAAPGPTRPPAPEPSTAEPKRTANPGPGPGNSPEPQPTPTPGPSVTPDPGPSTTPTPGPSTTPDPGPSTTPDPKPSTTPTPKPSTTPDPKPSTTPGPDPTGGTGCEPGDWSGHGHWCPCTDHHWFPGCKPRTAPAVAARPPAPMRLPYPVAWSRPGDGRRPAA, encoded by the coding sequence ATGGGCGAATCCGCCTCCGCAGCCGCCTGCGACCCGGCGGCCGACGGCCCCGGCGACGCGGAACTGATCGCTCGCGTACGCCGTGGCGACACCGCCGCCTACGAGAGGCTGTACACCAGGCACCGCAAGGCCGCGCAGTCCGCCGCCCGCCGCTATGCGCCACGCGCCTCGGACGCGGACGACCTGGTCGCCGAGGCGTTCACCAGCGTCCTGGAGGCGATCCGCAAAGGAGCCGGACCCCGGGAGTTCTTCCGCGCCTACCTGGTGCGCACCATCGCCAACTACGGCTTCCGGACCGGCAAGCAGCAGCGCCGCGCCGTGCTCACGGACGTCTGGGAGGGGTACGACCAGGCGGAGCAGCCCCCGGACACGGCCGCCGACGCCTTTGACCGCAAGGCCGTGGTCAGCGCCTTCCGGTCCCTCCCGGAACGCTGGCAGGCCGTGCTCTGGCACACCGAGATCGAGGGCGAGACCCCCGCTGCCGTCGCGCCGCTGCTGGGCCTCAACGCCAACGGGGTCTCGGCGCTGGCCTACCGCGCCCGGGAGGGGCTCCGCACGGCATATGTCCAGGCGCATCTGACCCATGCGCCGTCGGAGTCGTGCCGGCGGTACGTCGACCGGCTGAGCGCCTATGTCCGCGACAAGCTCGGCAAGCGGGACGCCGCAGGTGTCCATGGGCACCTCGACAGCTGCGACCACTGCCGGGGCCTGTACCTGGAACTGGCGGATGTCTCCGCCGCCCTCCGCGCCTCTGTCGCCCCGGTGCTGCTGGGCGCCGCCGCAGCGGGCTATCTGGTGTCCGCGTCCGGCTCCACCGCCACCGCCACCGCCACCGCCACTGTGCCGCCCCGTCCGCGCCGTCTGCCTCGACCCCGCCGCCCCAGGCTGCCCGGGCGCGGGCTCACCACGTCGGCCGTGGTCGGCGCGGCGGCCGTCGCCGCCGGTACGGCGTGGGCGCTGGTCTCCGCAGGCGGCACCGACCATGCGGTGAAGGACGGCCAGGGGGCGGCCGGCAAACCCGCCCGGCCGCTGCCCGCCGTCAGCTCCGGGCCGCCGGCCGCCGAACCGCCGCCGGCCGAGCCAGCACAGTCGGAGCCGACACCGGACGGGGGCGTCAGCCCGGAGCCGTCGTCCCTGCTGGTGATACCCGCCGCGTCAACGCCGCCGCCGGTCCCGGCCGACCCCCTCCCGACCACCGCTGCCCCCGGCCCCACCCGCCCACCGGCCCCGGAACCGTCGACCGCCGAGCCGAAGCGCACCGCCAACCCCGGCCCCGGCCCCGGAAACAGCCCGGAACCGCAGCCGACCCCCACCCCGGGGCCGAGCGTCACCCCTGACCCTGGGCCGAGCACCACCCCCACCCCCGGGCCCAGCACCACCCCCGACCCCGGGCCCAGCACCACTCCCGACCCCAAGCCCAGCACCACCCCCACCCCCAAGCCCAGCACCACCCCCGACCCCAAGCCCAGCACCACTCCCGGGCCGGACCCCACCGGAGGCACCGGCTGCGAGCCCGGCGACTGGTCCGGCCATGGCCACTGGTGCCCCTGCACGGACCACCACTGGTTCCCCGGGTGCAAGCCCCGCACCGCACCAGCGGTCGCAGCCCGGCCACCGGCGCCCATGCGGCTGCCGTACCCCGTGGCCTGGTCGCGGCCCGGCGACGGCCGCCGCCCGGCTGCCTGA
- a CDS encoding biotin transporter BioY: MSTATASIRPGAVLADLLPAAAGARALARDLALVVGGAAFTGLAAQFSVPVHGSPVPVTGQTFAALLVGTTLGARRGAAALGLYLLAGMAGLPWFSEGASGAGLATLGYVVGMVLAAGLVGALARRGADRSPLRTAGAMLLGNLAIYAVGVPYLAASLHRSLADAAHLGLYPYLLGDGLKIAVAMGALPLAWRLVGRRA, from the coding sequence ATGAGCACCGCCACCGCCTCGATCCGTCCCGGCGCCGTCCTGGCCGACCTGCTGCCCGCCGCCGCAGGCGCCCGCGCCCTGGCCCGCGACCTCGCCCTGGTCGTCGGCGGAGCCGCCTTCACCGGCCTGGCCGCGCAGTTCAGCGTGCCGGTGCACGGCTCGCCGGTGCCGGTGACCGGCCAGACCTTCGCCGCCCTGCTGGTCGGCACCACCCTGGGTGCCCGCCGTGGCGCCGCCGCGCTCGGCCTGTACCTGCTGGCCGGGATGGCCGGGCTGCCCTGGTTCTCCGAGGGCGCCTCCGGCGCCGGGCTGGCCACGCTGGGCTATGTGGTCGGCATGGTGCTCGCCGCCGGGCTGGTCGGGGCGCTGGCCCGCCGTGGCGCCGACCGGAGCCCGCTGCGCACCGCCGGTGCGATGCTGCTGGGCAACCTCGCCATCTACGCCGTCGGCGTGCCCTACCTGGCCGCCTCGCTGCACCGCTCGCTGGCCGACGCCGCCCACCTGGGCCTCTACCCGTACCTGCTGGGCGACGGCCTGAAGATCGCGGTCGCCATGGGCGCGCTGCCGCTCGCCTGGCGGCTGGTCGGCCGCCGCGCCTGA
- a CDS encoding GNAT family N-acetyltransferase, producing MTDNAYTRPRTSLRSRPRADEGPEVRIRSADEWDPWFATLLRAFGGTEASPEGRQLWHDLAEPERSLGAYDGTAVVGTAGALSLRVAVPGGSVVPMAGVAMVGVLPTHRRRGLLTALMRRLLDDSRERGEPLAGLTASEPAIYGRFGYGLATQRIRLAVPRHRVSLTPPPDSGRVRLRLVDPAEAAAACEQLYAARVPLRPGMLERQPGWERLPLLDPLADRNGCSPLQCVLAEDPGTGLLLGYARYAVRPEWDASGPRGTVEVRDVEAADPAGYAALWSYLMDIDLTETVVADSRPVDDPLLHLVSDARRCEARLLDGLFLRPVDVGAALEARRYAAPVDVVLDVVDAFCPWNTGRWRLSGDAKGASCLRTGDPAELALTVRELGTAYLGGTTLAALAAAGRVREVRAGALAAASRAFTGEVAPWLPHSF from the coding sequence ATGACCGACAATGCGTACACCCGCCCCCGGACCAGCCTCCGGAGCCGACCCCGCGCCGACGAGGGGCCGGAGGTGCGGATCCGCTCCGCGGACGAGTGGGACCCCTGGTTCGCCACTCTGCTCCGCGCCTTCGGCGGGACCGAGGCGTCACCCGAGGGCCGGCAGCTGTGGCACGACCTCGCCGAGCCGGAGCGCTCGCTGGGCGCCTATGACGGCACCGCCGTCGTGGGCACGGCGGGCGCCCTCTCGCTGCGGGTCGCGGTGCCGGGCGGGTCGGTGGTCCCGATGGCCGGGGTGGCCATGGTCGGCGTACTGCCCACCCACCGCCGGCGGGGTCTGCTCACCGCGTTGATGCGCCGCCTGCTGGACGACAGCCGGGAGCGCGGCGAGCCGCTGGCCGGGCTCACCGCCTCCGAACCCGCCATCTACGGGCGGTTCGGCTATGGGCTGGCCACCCAGCGGATACGGCTGGCCGTCCCCCGGCACCGGGTCTCGCTCACCCCGCCACCGGACAGCGGTCGGGTCCGGCTGCGGCTGGTCGATCCGGCGGAGGCGGCGGCCGCCTGCGAGCAGCTGTACGCGGCGCGGGTGCCGCTCCGCCCCGGCATGCTGGAGCGGCAGCCCGGCTGGGAGCGGCTTCCGCTGCTGGACCCGCTCGCGGACCGGAACGGCTGCTCGCCGCTCCAGTGCGTCCTGGCGGAGGATCCCGGGACCGGCCTGCTGCTGGGCTACGCCCGCTACGCGGTGAGGCCGGAGTGGGACGCCTCCGGGCCGCGCGGCACGGTGGAGGTACGCGATGTGGAGGCCGCCGACCCCGCCGGGTACGCGGCGCTCTGGTCGTACCTGATGGACATCGACCTCACCGAGACCGTGGTCGCCGACAGCCGCCCGGTGGACGACCCGCTGCTGCACCTGGTGTCGGACGCCCGACGGTGCGAGGCCCGGCTGCTGGACGGCCTCTTTCTGCGCCCGGTGGACGTCGGCGCGGCGCTGGAGGCGCGGCGGTATGCGGCGCCGGTGGATGTGGTGCTGGACGTGGTGGACGCCTTCTGCCCCTGGAACACCGGCCGGTGGCGGCTGTCCGGGGACGCCAAGGGCGCCTCCTGCCTGCGGACCGGCGATCCGGCGGAGCTGGCGCTGACCGTGCGGGAGCTGGGTACGGCCTATCTGGGCGGGACCACGCTGGCGGCGCTGGCCGCCGCCGGGCGGGTGCGGGAGGTGCGGGCGGGCGCGCTGGCGGCGGCGTCGCGGGCGTTCACGGGTGAGGTTGCGCCCTGGCTGCCGCACTCCTTCTGA
- the pepN gene encoding aminopeptidase N: protein MPGRNLTREEARERARILTVDAYDVHLDLRSAVVAVEDGTAGTFRSRTTVRFRCAEPGAATFLDLLAPAVHAVTLNGRALDPAEVFDGARVTVDGLAEQNELTVDAECAYSRTGEGLHRFTDPVDGETYLYTQYEPADARRVFATFEQPDLKAPFTFTVTAPAHWDVFSNSPAEGDPVDDGEALRTWRFAPTLPISTYITAVVAGPYHVERDHYRRQLADGSTLEIPLGAFCRKSLAKYFDADEIFTVTRQGLDFFHQEFDYPYPFGKYDQAFVPEYNIGAMENPGCVTFREEFVFRSKVTEAAYEGRATVILHEMAHMWFGDLVTMQWWDDLWLKESFADFMGTFSLVEATRYQAGWTTFANRRKAWAYRQDQLPTTHPVTADIRDLEDAKLNFDGITYAKGAAVLKQLVAYVGRDAFFEGARRYFKRHAYGNTVLGDLLAVLAETSGRGSEAMAEWSRAWLQTAGVNTLTPQVTTDADGRITELAVVQEATADHPELRPHRIAVGLYNRSADGALVRTARAELDVSGARTAVTELAGQPRPELVLINDDDLTYCKVRFDDASLAALHHGLGDITEPLARALAWSALWNMTRDGVLPTRDYLALVLRFAGQESDIGVLQSLHQQARTALDQYAAPDRRDEGNRLLAEGALRELRAAEPGSDHQLAWARAFAQAASSPEQLQLVQGLLAGTARIDGLDIDQELRWTLRQSLAAAGEATEGDLAAELDRDNTASGRRQYTLALASRPSAEAKAASWSAVVDSDELPNALVEAEIAGFQQAGQRELTAPYADRYFALLEDVWEHRTIEISMRIVSGLFPRYQTTPQTLAATDDWLAGHPDAAPALRRLVLECRDDLARALRAQLCDAKA from the coding sequence GTGCCGGGACGAAACCTGACTCGTGAGGAGGCCCGCGAGCGGGCCCGCATCCTGACGGTGGACGCCTATGACGTCCATCTCGACCTGCGCTCCGCCGTGGTGGCGGTGGAGGACGGCACGGCGGGGACGTTCCGCTCCCGGACGACGGTCCGCTTCCGCTGCGCCGAGCCGGGCGCGGCGACCTTCCTGGACCTGCTGGCCCCGGCCGTGCACGCGGTCACCCTCAACGGCCGCGCGCTGGACCCGGCCGAGGTCTTCGACGGGGCCCGGGTCACCGTGGACGGCCTGGCGGAGCAGAACGAGCTCACGGTGGACGCCGAGTGCGCCTACAGCCGCACCGGTGAGGGCCTGCACCGCTTCACCGACCCGGTGGACGGCGAGACCTACCTCTACACCCAGTACGAGCCCGCCGACGCCCGCCGGGTCTTCGCCACCTTCGAGCAGCCCGACCTCAAGGCGCCCTTCACCTTCACCGTCACCGCGCCCGCCCACTGGGACGTCTTCTCCAACTCCCCGGCCGAGGGCGACCCGGTCGACGACGGCGAGGCGCTGCGCACCTGGCGGTTCGCGCCCACCCTGCCGATCTCCACCTACATCACCGCCGTCGTGGCCGGCCCCTACCACGTGGAGCGCGACCACTACCGGCGGCAACTGGCCGACGGCAGCACCCTGGAGATCCCGCTCGGAGCGTTCTGCCGCAAGTCGCTGGCGAAGTACTTCGACGCCGACGAGATCTTCACCGTCACCCGGCAGGGCCTGGACTTCTTCCACCAGGAGTTCGACTACCCGTACCCGTTCGGCAAGTACGACCAGGCGTTCGTTCCCGAGTACAACATCGGCGCCATGGAGAACCCCGGCTGCGTCACCTTCCGGGAGGAGTTCGTCTTCCGGTCCAAGGTCACCGAGGCCGCGTACGAGGGCCGGGCCACCGTGATCCTGCACGAGATGGCGCATATGTGGTTCGGCGACCTGGTCACCATGCAGTGGTGGGACGACCTGTGGCTCAAGGAGTCCTTCGCCGACTTCATGGGCACCTTCTCGCTGGTGGAGGCCACCCGCTACCAGGCCGGCTGGACCACCTTCGCCAACCGGCGCAAGGCGTGGGCCTACCGGCAGGACCAGCTGCCCACCACCCACCCGGTCACCGCCGACATCCGCGACCTGGAGGACGCCAAGCTCAACTTCGACGGCATCACCTACGCCAAGGGCGCCGCGGTGCTCAAGCAGCTGGTGGCCTACGTCGGACGGGACGCCTTCTTCGAGGGCGCACGGCGGTACTTCAAGCGCCACGCCTACGGCAACACGGTCCTCGGCGACCTGCTCGCGGTGCTCGCGGAGACCTCCGGGCGCGGCAGCGAGGCCATGGCCGAGTGGTCCCGGGCCTGGTTGCAGACCGCCGGTGTCAACACCCTCACCCCGCAGGTCACCACCGACGCCGACGGGCGGATCACCGAGCTGGCGGTGGTCCAGGAGGCCACCGCCGACCACCCGGAGCTGCGCCCGCACCGGATCGCCGTCGGCCTCTACAACCGCTCCGCCGACGGCGCCCTGGTCCGCACCGCCCGGGCCGAACTCGACGTGTCCGGCGCCCGCACCGCCGTCACCGAACTCGCCGGGCAGCCCCGCCCGGAGCTGGTGCTGATCAACGACGACGACCTCACCTACTGCAAGGTCCGCTTCGACGACGCCTCGCTCGCCGCGCTCCACCACGGGCTCGGCGACATCACCGAGCCGCTGGCCCGCGCGCTGGCCTGGTCGGCGCTGTGGAACATGACCCGCGACGGGGTGCTGCCGACCCGCGACTACCTGGCGCTGGTACTGCGCTTCGCCGGCCAGGAGTCCGACATCGGCGTCCTCCAGTCGCTGCACCAGCAGGCCAGGACCGCCCTCGACCAGTACGCCGCCCCCGACCGGCGGGACGAGGGCAACCGGCTGCTGGCCGAGGGCGCACTGCGCGAGCTGCGCGCCGCCGAACCCGGCAGCGACCACCAGCTGGCCTGGGCCCGCGCCTTCGCCCAGGCCGCCTCCTCCCCCGAGCAGCTGCAACTCGTCCAGGGACTGCTGGCCGGCACCGCCCGGATCGACGGTCTGGACATCGACCAGGAACTGCGCTGGACCCTCCGGCAGTCGCTGGCCGCCGCCGGTGAGGCGACCGAGGGCGACCTGGCCGCCGAGCTGGACCGGGACAACACCGCCAGCGGGCGCCGCCAGTACACCCTCGCCCTGGCCTCCCGCCCCAGCGCCGAGGCCAAGGCCGCGTCCTGGAGCGCGGTCGTGGACTCCGACGAACTGCCCAACGCCCTGGTGGAGGCGGAGATCGCGGGCTTCCAGCAGGCCGGGCAGCGGGAGCTGACCGCGCCGTACGCGGACCGGTACTTCGCCCTCCTGGAGGACGTCTGGGAGCACCGCACCATCGAGATCTCCATGCGGATCGTCAGCGGACTCTTCCCCCGCTACCAGACGACCCCGCAGACCCTCGCCGCCACCGACGACTGGCTGGCCGGGCACCCCGACGCCGCCCCGGCCCTGCGCCGGCTGGTGCTGGAGTGCCGCGACGACCTCGCCCGGGCGCTTCGGGCCCAGCTCTGCGACGCCAAGGCGTAG